One Miscanthus floridulus cultivar M001 unplaced genomic scaffold, ASM1932011v1 fs_775_2_3, whole genome shotgun sequence genomic window carries:
- the LOC136533036 gene encoding GRF-interacting factor 10, translating to MAAEGEGKNPAGGGGGDNPQHQQAVQAAPAQAQGEAAQEAGGQGTGLEPEEGKADREVEGGGAGEKVDAACRDLVLVEDPEVVAVEDPEEAAATAALQEEMKALVASIPDGAGAAFTAMQLQELEQQSRVYQYMAARVPVPTHLVFPVWKSVTGASSEGAQKYPTLMGLATLCLDFGKNPEPEPGRCRRTDGKKWRCWRSTIPNEKYCERHMHRGRKRPVQVVVEDDEPDSASGSKSTPGKATEGAKKADDESPSSKKLAVAAPAAVQST from the exons ATGGCGGCGGAGGGGGAGGGCAAGAACCCGGCGGGCGGTGGCGGAGGGGATAACCCCCAGCACCAGCAGGCAGTGCAGGCTGCGCCGGCACAGGCACAGGGGGAAGCGGCGCAGGAGGCTGGAGGGCAGGGGACGGGACTAGAGCCGGAGGAGGGGAAGGCGGATCGAGAGGTggagggcggcggcgcgggggagaAGGTCGACGCCGCGTGCAGAGATCTGGTCCTGGTCGAGGATCCGGAGGTGGTCGCCGTCGAGGATCCGGAGGAAG CTGCAGCAACTGCAGCACTTCAGGAAGAAATGAAAGCGCTTGTGGCATCGATCCCTGATGGTGCTGGGGCAGCATTCACAGCCATGCAGCTTcaggagctagagcagcagtccCGGGTGTATCAGTACATGGCTGCCCGAGTACCTGTGCCTACTCACCTCGTCTTCCCCGTATGGAAGAGTGTAACTGGTGCATCCTCTGAAGGCGCCCAGAAGTACCCTACAT TGATGGGCTTAGCAACACTCTGCTTGGACTTTGGGAAGAACCCAGAACCAGAACCAGGAAGGTGTCGGCGAACAGATGGTAAAAAATGGCGATGTTGGAGAAGCACTATCCCAAATGAGAAATACTGTGAACGTCATATGCATCGTGGTCGCAAGCGTCCTGTACAGGTTGTCGTTGAGGACGATGAGCCCGATTCTGCTTCAGGATCAAAATCCACTCCTGGCAAGGCTACCGAAGGTGCCAAGAAGGCTGATGACGAGAGCCCAAGTAGCAAGAAGCTTGCAGTGGCAGCACCAGCTGCTGTGCAGTCTACATAA
- the LOC136533037 gene encoding LOW QUALITY PROTEIN: probable protein S-acyltransferase 12 (The sequence of the model RefSeq protein was modified relative to this genomic sequence to represent the inferred CDS: deleted 1 base in 1 codon): MDCCRHVNPFRACAGLRGLGYLMVALVAAMVALSYYAVVVYTWGPMVLAGGAAAAGAAAVIAAFHILLAMILWCYLAVVFTDPGAVPENWRHDAEDSGNPSFSSSDEQGSAPRYCSRCQNGKPPRCHHCSVCNRCVLKMDHHCIWVVNCVGARNYKYFLLFLVYTFIETVLDTLVLLPNFIEFFQDESRRSSSPGDIATLFLAFVLNLAFALSLLCFIGMHASLVTRNTTSIEVYERKKSVSWKYDLGWKRNLEQVFGTKKLLWFVPLYSTEDLHNIPALQGLEFPTRSDAIV, encoded by the exons ATGGACTGCTGCCGGCACGTGAACCCGTTCCGCGCCTGC GCGGGGCTGCGCGGGCTGGGCTACCTCATGGTGGCGCTCGTCGCCGCCATGGTCGCCTTGTCCTActacgccgtcgtcgtctacaCCTGGGGCCCCATGGTCCTCGCCGGGGGAGCAGCCGCGGCAGGTGCTGCCGCCGTGATCGCCGCCTTCCACATACTC CTTGCAATGATTCTTTGGTGCTATTTGGCGGTTGTTTTCACTGATCCTGGTGCTGTACCTGAAAACTGGAGACATGATGCCGAAGATAGTGGGAATCCTTCATTTTCCTCTTCAGATGAGCAAGGAAGTGCTCCTAGATATTGTTCTCGCTGTCAAAATGGCAAACCTCCCCGCTGTCATCATTGTTCTGTTT GTAATAGATGTGTGCTCAAAATGGACCATCACTGCATTTGGGTAGTGAATTGTGTTGGAGCAAGgaactacaaatattttctccTTTTTCTG GTGTATACATTTATTGAGACTGTGCTGGATACCTTGGTACTACTTCCAAACTTTATTGAATTTTTTCAAGATGAAAGTAGGCGTTCCAGCTCTCCCGGGGATATTGCTACTCTATTTCTTGCTTTTG TTCTCAATTTGGCATTTGCGCTGAGCCTCCTCTGTTTCATTGGCATGCACGCTTCTCTTGTTACACGTAATACGACTTCTATAGAG GTCTATGAACGAAAGAAGTCAGTTTCATGGAAATATGACCTAGGATGGAAAAGAAACTTGGAGCAG GTCTTTGGTACCAAAAAGTTGCTCTGGTTTGTTCCCTTGTACTCTACAGAGGATCTGCACAATATCCCAGCGCTTCAAGGCCTTGAGTTTCCTACTCGCTCCGACGCGATTGTCTAA
- the LOC136533035 gene encoding uncharacterized protein, with the protein MGSPGSANGRRGEYVRIPEEVEVASKGEGDAAAAVKAAAAAECPRVLRCRAIRWWAKVAVLGIFLAGAGAAAVVFLVPLLIKKVVAPILYWESTTFSRPAIALICFGAIALFPSVLLPSSPFMWLAGMTFGYLYGFLIITVGMSIGMSLPYFIGSAFHCRIHRWLEKWPKKAAFVRLAGEGDWHHQFKAVALLRISPFPYIVFNYASVATNVKYYPYIAGSMAGTIHETFLAIYSGKLLQSLAVATSHGSFLSLDQIIYNGIGFTIAAASTAAITIYAKKALQKLQAEDEIF; encoded by the exons ATGGGTTCGCCCGGGTCCGCCAATGGCAGACGCGGTGAGTACGTGAGGATCccggaggaggtggaggtggcgtcCAAGGGGGAGGGGGATGCCGCGGCGGCCGtcaaggcggccgcggcggcggagtGCCCGAGGGTGCTGCGGTGCCGCGCGATCCGGTGGTGGGCCAAGGTCGCCGTGCTCGGGATCTTCCTTGCTGGGGCCGGAGCTGCTGCCGTCGTCTTCCTCGTCCCGCTCCTTATCAAGAAG GTTGTTGCACCTATTCTTTACTGGGAATCAACAACTTTCAGCAGACCAGCTATTGCTCTAATATGTTTTGGCGCAATCGCCTTATTCCCAAGTGTTTTGTTACCTTCTTCGCCCTTCATGTGGCTTGCGGGGATGACTTTTGGATATCTTTATGGCTTTTTGATAATCACAGTGGGGATGAGCATAGGCATGTCATTGCCGTATTTTATAGGCTCTGCATTCCACTGTAGGATACAT AGATGGTTGGAGAAGTGGCCAAAGAAAGCAGCTTTTGTTAGGCTTGCTGGCGAAGGAGATTGGCATCATCAATTTAAGGCTGTTGCATTACTAAGGATTTCTCCATTTCCATATATAGTTTTTAACTATGCTTCTGTGGCTACGAATGTCAAATATTACCCATACATAGCGGGTTCTATGGCTGGAACCATACATGAAACTTTTCTTGCAATATACAG TGGGAAACTTCTACAAAGCTTGGCTGTAGCAACTAGCCATGGGTCCTTCTTGTCGTTGGATCAGATTATCTACAATGGAATCGGCTTTACAATTGCTGCAGCTTCCACTGCTGCGATCACTATTTATGCAAAGAAAGCACTTCAAAAGCTCCAAGCGGAGGACGAGATATTTTGA